In the genome of Denticeps clupeoides chromosome 13, fDenClu1.1, whole genome shotgun sequence, one region contains:
- the ksr1b gene encoding kinase suppressor of Ras 1 isoform X1, with product MDSAPARAGAGAGAGAVAAGEDRPDRGGVSGPAAAAAALQQCQLIQSMIDISISSLQGLRTKCAASNDLTQQEIRTVEVKLTNYICKQLQCKRRVAEGERTAALDRYPRLGDWLRTINLKPELLEAVPEQLSLETLLQMSSSQMRETMKKLGTSSEDCSRISAALSCLKSATEQGVELKEDGIPWIVEPTSRAGDGASQVLIDQLSCQPMSPVGPPSPHSLTPSTPGTPATPTVSVPTTPVIVHSRSVSVSGLPCSEPPEVYIHNGLMDPFPSSPKLGRFFGHLATPPVTPPSKKRNLLKPPRTPPPPSRMLLAQLLPSITRSKSHESQLANRIEEPPPSKPGKKNRPTLNGCGGSVSEDSALLSARTPVGLASFVLPSTPTLVEDSKNNLHRSSPQTVRRDIGLPVTHRFSTKSWLSQVCQVCHKNMMFGVKCKHCKLKCHNRCTKDAPPCRISLLTLPIRRTESVPDINTTTADRPSDPQQFGTLPKVVTKKEPSPLPTQLDSSSNPSSTTSSTPSSPAPFNTSNVTPPPVPPNPSPKGGRDGRFHFPAVFYYQPRQQFIFPDVSGCSAQHPETYHSPSKPEQSEADLQHHEQQEEEQEEEEEEEEEAVAEEEEDGGGDGDGEDASEDSDVGELEDVPNRRGSRWRGPISRKASQTSVYLQEWDVPFDQLELGELIGKGRWGKVHRGRWHGEVAVRLMEIDGTIQEHLKLFKKEVMNYRQTRHENVVLFMGACMNPPQLAIITSFCKGRTLFSAVRDSKFTLDLNKTRQIAQEIVKGMGYLHAKGIVHKDLKSKNVFYDSNKVVITDFGLFGMSGVVQEGRRENELKLPHGWICYLAPEIVRRMTPGSYEDSLPFSKAADVYAFGTIWYELQARDWPITKQPAESLIWLVGSGTSIKRVLSEVSLGKEVTEILSACWSYQLEVRPPFTQISDMLEKLPKLNRRLSHPGHFWKSSEPWHHHCLREQCSQGLRSRCPFTSK from the exons GCAGTGCAAGCGCAGGGTGGCCGAGGGCGAGAGGACGGCGGCCCTGGACAGGTACCCGCGCCTGGGCGACTGGCTTCGCACCATCAACCTGAAACCCGAGCTGCTGGAG GCAGTACCAGAGCAGCTGTCACTAGAGACTCTGCTGCAGATGTCCAGCTCCCAGATGAGGGAGACCATGAAGAAGCTGGGCACCAGCTCAGAGGACTGTTCTCGCATCAGTGCTGCCCTCTCCTGTCTGAAAAGTGCAACTGAACAAG GAGTGGAGCTGAAGGAGGATGGAATTCCTTGGATCGTAGAGCCAACCTCACGGGCAGGGGACGGTGCCTCTCAGGTCCTGATAGACCAACTTTCCTGCCAGCCCATGAGCCCAGTAGGACCCCCCAGCCCCCATTCGCTGACACCCAGCACCCCTGGTACACCAGCCACACCCACAGTCAGTGTCCCCACCACCCCAGTCATCGTCCACTCGCGCTCCGTGTCCGTGTCGGGGTTGCCCTGCAGTGAGCCCCCGGAGGTCTACATCCACAACGGCCTCATGGACCCCTTCCCTTCGTCACCAAAGCTGGGCCGTTTCTTTGGACACCTGGCCACGCCCCCAGTGACGCCGCCTTCCAAAAAGCGCAATTTACTGAAGCCCCCGCGGACGCCCCCACCCCCGTCACGGATGCTGCTGGCACAGCTGCTGCCGAGCATCACCCGCAGCAAGAGCCACGAGTCCCAGCTGGCCAATCGCATCGAGGAGCCGCCACCCAGCAA GCCCGGGAAAAAGAACAGGCCCACTCTGAACGGCTGCGGCGGGAGTGTTTCCGAAGACTCGGCCCTCCTCTCCGCACGCACACCCGTCGGCCTCGCCTCCTTCGTCCTCCCCAGCACTCCCACCCTGGTGGAGGACAGCAAGA ACAACCTGCACAGGAGCTCCCCTCAGACAGTCAGGAGGGACATCGGCCTCCCGGTCACCCACAG GTTTTCCACCAAGTCCTGGCTGTCCCAAGTGTGCCAAGTGTGCCATAAGAACATGATGTTCGGAGTGAAGTGTAAGCACTGCAA GTTAAAGTGCCACAACAGGTGTACAAAAGACGCGCCCCCCTGCCGGATTTCGCTTCTCACTC TTCCAATCAGGCGGACGGAATCTGTCCCGGACATTAACACCACCACCGCCGACCGGCCGTCCGACCCTCAGCAGTTCGGCACCTTGCCCAAGGTCGTCACCAAAAAG gaaCCCAGTCCTCTGCCGACCCAGCTGGACTCCAGCAGTAACCCCTCCTCCACCACATCCTCCACGCCCTCATCCCCGGCCCCCTTCAACACCAGCAACGTGACCCCACCCCCGGTACCCCCTAACCCCTCCCCCAAAGGTGGTCGCGATGGCAGGTTCCATTTTCCAG CTGTCTTCTACTATCAGCCTAGACAGCAGTTTATCTTCCCCG ACGTGTCCGGTTGTTCTGCGCAGCATCCAGAGACCTACCACAGCCCGAG CAAGCCGGAGCAGAGCGAGGCGGATCTGCAGCACCacgagcagcaggaggaggagcaggaggaggaggaggaggaggaggaggaagccgTGGCG gaggaagaggaagacggGGGAGGCGACGGGGACGGGGAAGACGCTTCAGAAGATAGCGATGTCGGTGAACTGGAGGACGTGCCGAACCGCCGGGGAAGCCGCTGGCGGGGGCCCATCTCGCGGAAGGCCAGCCAGACCAGCGTGTACCTGCAGGAGTGGGACGTGCCCTTCGACCAGCTGGAGCTCGGGGAGCTGATCGGGAAGGGGCGCTGGGGGAAGGTCCACCGCGGCCGCTGGCACGGCGAGGTGGCGGTCCGGCTGATGGAGATCGACGGCACCATCCAGGAGCACCTGAAACTCTTCAAGAAGGAGGTGATGAACTACCGGCAGACGAGACACGAGAACGTGGTCCTGTTCATGGGGGCGTGCATGAACCCTCCGCAGCTGGCCATCATCACCAG TTTCTGTAAGGGAAGGACGCTCTTCTCGGCTGTCAGAGACTCCAAGTTTACCCTTGACCTCAACAAGACCAGACAGATCGCCCAGGAGATTGTAAAG ggaatgGGGTACCTTCATGCCAAAGGAATCGTACATAAAGATCTCAAGTCCAAGAACGTGTTTTACGACAGTAACAAGGTGGTCATAACCGACTTCGGCCTGTTTGGGATGTCTGGAGTCGTGCAGGAAGGAAG GCGTGAGAATGAACTGAAGCTGCCTCATGGCTGGATCTGTTACCTGGCCCCCGAGATCGTACGGAGGATGACCCCTGGAAGCTACGAGGACAGCCTGCCCTTCTCCAAAGCTGCAGACGTTTACGCTTTTGG AACAATCTGGTATGAACTGCAGGCGCGCGACTGGCCAATCACCAAGCAGCCTGCCGAGTCCCTGATCTGGCTAGTGGGCAGTGGGACCAGCATAAAAAGAGTCCTGTCAGAGGTCAGCCTGGGCAAGGAGGTCACC GAGATCCTCTCGGCCTGCTGGTCGTACCAGCTGGAGGTCAGACCGCCGTTCACCCAGATCTCCGACATGCTGGAGAAGCTGCCCAAGCTGAACCGCCGCCTCTCGCACCCTGGACACTTCTGGAAGTCGTCCGA ACCATGGCATCACCACTGTCTGCGGGAACAGTGCAGCCAGGGCCTGCGTTCCCGCTGTCCCTTCACGTCCAAATGA
- the ksr1b gene encoding kinase suppressor of Ras 1 isoform X3, which translates to MDSAPARAGAGAGAGAVAAGEDRPDRGGVSGPAAAAAALQQCQLIQSMIDISISSLQGLRTKCAASNDLTQQEIRTVEVKLTNYICKQLQCKRRVAEGERTAALDRYPRLGDWLRTINLKPELLEAVPEQLSLETLLQMSSSQMRETMKKLGTSSEDCSRISAALSCLKSATEQGVELKEDGIPWIVEPTSRAGDGASQVLIDQLSCQPMSPVGPPSPHSLTPSTPGTPATPTVSVPTTPVIVHSRSVSVSGLPCSEPPEVYIHNGLMDPFPSSPKLGRFFGHLATPPVTPPSKKRNLLKPPRTPPPPSRMLLAQLLPSITRSKSHESQLANRIEEPPPSKPGKKNRPTLNGCGGSVSEDSALLSARTPVGLASFVLPSTPTLVEDSKNNLHRSSPQTVRRDIGLPVTHRFSTKSWLSQVCQVCHKNMMFGVKCKHCKLKCHNRCTKDAPPCRISLLTLPIRRTESVPDINTTTADRPSDPQQFGTLPKVVTKKEPSPLPTQLDSSSNPSSTTSSTPSSPAPFNTSNVTPPPVPPNPSPKGGRDGRFHFPAVFYYQPRQQFIFPDVSGCSAQHPETYHSPSKPEQSEADLQHHEQQEEEQEEEEEEEEEAVAEEEEDGGGDGDGEDASEDSDVGELEDVPNRRGSRWRGPISRKASQTSVYLQEWDVPFDQLELGELIGKGRWGKVHRGRWHGEVAVRLMEIDGTIQEHLKLFKKEVMNYRQTRHENVVLFMGACMNPPQLAIITSFCKGRTLFSAVRDSKFTLDLNKTRQIAQEIVKGMGYLHAKGIVHKDLKSKNVFYDSNKVVITDFGLFGMSGVVQEGRRENELKLPHGWICYLAPEIVRRMTPGSYEDSLPFSKAADVYAFGTIWYELQARDWPITKQPAESLIWLVGSGTSIKRVLSEVSLGKEVTEILSACWSYQLEVRPPFTQISDMLEKLPKLNRRLSHPGHFWKSSEL; encoded by the exons GCAGTGCAAGCGCAGGGTGGCCGAGGGCGAGAGGACGGCGGCCCTGGACAGGTACCCGCGCCTGGGCGACTGGCTTCGCACCATCAACCTGAAACCCGAGCTGCTGGAG GCAGTACCAGAGCAGCTGTCACTAGAGACTCTGCTGCAGATGTCCAGCTCCCAGATGAGGGAGACCATGAAGAAGCTGGGCACCAGCTCAGAGGACTGTTCTCGCATCAGTGCTGCCCTCTCCTGTCTGAAAAGTGCAACTGAACAAG GAGTGGAGCTGAAGGAGGATGGAATTCCTTGGATCGTAGAGCCAACCTCACGGGCAGGGGACGGTGCCTCTCAGGTCCTGATAGACCAACTTTCCTGCCAGCCCATGAGCCCAGTAGGACCCCCCAGCCCCCATTCGCTGACACCCAGCACCCCTGGTACACCAGCCACACCCACAGTCAGTGTCCCCACCACCCCAGTCATCGTCCACTCGCGCTCCGTGTCCGTGTCGGGGTTGCCCTGCAGTGAGCCCCCGGAGGTCTACATCCACAACGGCCTCATGGACCCCTTCCCTTCGTCACCAAAGCTGGGCCGTTTCTTTGGACACCTGGCCACGCCCCCAGTGACGCCGCCTTCCAAAAAGCGCAATTTACTGAAGCCCCCGCGGACGCCCCCACCCCCGTCACGGATGCTGCTGGCACAGCTGCTGCCGAGCATCACCCGCAGCAAGAGCCACGAGTCCCAGCTGGCCAATCGCATCGAGGAGCCGCCACCCAGCAA GCCCGGGAAAAAGAACAGGCCCACTCTGAACGGCTGCGGCGGGAGTGTTTCCGAAGACTCGGCCCTCCTCTCCGCACGCACACCCGTCGGCCTCGCCTCCTTCGTCCTCCCCAGCACTCCCACCCTGGTGGAGGACAGCAAGA ACAACCTGCACAGGAGCTCCCCTCAGACAGTCAGGAGGGACATCGGCCTCCCGGTCACCCACAG GTTTTCCACCAAGTCCTGGCTGTCCCAAGTGTGCCAAGTGTGCCATAAGAACATGATGTTCGGAGTGAAGTGTAAGCACTGCAA GTTAAAGTGCCACAACAGGTGTACAAAAGACGCGCCCCCCTGCCGGATTTCGCTTCTCACTC TTCCAATCAGGCGGACGGAATCTGTCCCGGACATTAACACCACCACCGCCGACCGGCCGTCCGACCCTCAGCAGTTCGGCACCTTGCCCAAGGTCGTCACCAAAAAG gaaCCCAGTCCTCTGCCGACCCAGCTGGACTCCAGCAGTAACCCCTCCTCCACCACATCCTCCACGCCCTCATCCCCGGCCCCCTTCAACACCAGCAACGTGACCCCACCCCCGGTACCCCCTAACCCCTCCCCCAAAGGTGGTCGCGATGGCAGGTTCCATTTTCCAG CTGTCTTCTACTATCAGCCTAGACAGCAGTTTATCTTCCCCG ACGTGTCCGGTTGTTCTGCGCAGCATCCAGAGACCTACCACAGCCCGAG CAAGCCGGAGCAGAGCGAGGCGGATCTGCAGCACCacgagcagcaggaggaggagcaggaggaggaggaggaggaggaggaggaagccgTGGCG gaggaagaggaagacggGGGAGGCGACGGGGACGGGGAAGACGCTTCAGAAGATAGCGATGTCGGTGAACTGGAGGACGTGCCGAACCGCCGGGGAAGCCGCTGGCGGGGGCCCATCTCGCGGAAGGCCAGCCAGACCAGCGTGTACCTGCAGGAGTGGGACGTGCCCTTCGACCAGCTGGAGCTCGGGGAGCTGATCGGGAAGGGGCGCTGGGGGAAGGTCCACCGCGGCCGCTGGCACGGCGAGGTGGCGGTCCGGCTGATGGAGATCGACGGCACCATCCAGGAGCACCTGAAACTCTTCAAGAAGGAGGTGATGAACTACCGGCAGACGAGACACGAGAACGTGGTCCTGTTCATGGGGGCGTGCATGAACCCTCCGCAGCTGGCCATCATCACCAG TTTCTGTAAGGGAAGGACGCTCTTCTCGGCTGTCAGAGACTCCAAGTTTACCCTTGACCTCAACAAGACCAGACAGATCGCCCAGGAGATTGTAAAG ggaatgGGGTACCTTCATGCCAAAGGAATCGTACATAAAGATCTCAAGTCCAAGAACGTGTTTTACGACAGTAACAAGGTGGTCATAACCGACTTCGGCCTGTTTGGGATGTCTGGAGTCGTGCAGGAAGGAAG GCGTGAGAATGAACTGAAGCTGCCTCATGGCTGGATCTGTTACCTGGCCCCCGAGATCGTACGGAGGATGACCCCTGGAAGCTACGAGGACAGCCTGCCCTTCTCCAAAGCTGCAGACGTTTACGCTTTTGG AACAATCTGGTATGAACTGCAGGCGCGCGACTGGCCAATCACCAAGCAGCCTGCCGAGTCCCTGATCTGGCTAGTGGGCAGTGGGACCAGCATAAAAAGAGTCCTGTCAGAGGTCAGCCTGGGCAAGGAGGTCACC GAGATCCTCTCGGCCTGCTGGTCGTACCAGCTGGAGGTCAGACCGCCGTTCACCCAGATCTCCGACATGCTGGAGAAGCTGCCCAAGCTGAACCGCCGCCTCTCGCACCCTGGACACTTCTGGAAGTCGTCCGA GTTGTAA
- the ksr1b gene encoding kinase suppressor of Ras 1 isoform X2 produces the protein MDSAPARAGAGAGAGAVAAGEDRPDRGGVSGPAAAAAALQQCQLIQSMIDISISSLQGLRTKCAASNDLTQQEIRTVEVKLTNYICKQLQCKRRVAEGERTAALDRYPRLGDWLRTINLKPELLEAVPEQLSLETLLQMSSSQMRETMKKLGTSSEDCSRISAALSCLKSATEQGVELKEDGIPWIVEPTSRAGDGASQVLIDQLSCQPMSPVGPPSPHSLTPSTPGTPATPTVSVPTTPVIVHSRSVSVSGLPCSEPPEVYIHNGLMDPFPSSPKLGRFFGHLATPPVTPPSKKRNLLKPPRTPPPPSRMLLAQLLPSITRSKSHESQLANRIEEPPPSKPGKKNRPTLNGCGGSVSEDSALLSARTPVGLASFVLPSTPTLVEDSKNNLHRSSPQTVRRDIGLPVTHRFSTKSWLSQVCQVCHKNMMFGVKCKHCKLKCHNRCTKDAPPCRISLLTLPIRRTESVPDINTTTADRPSDPQQFGTLPKVVTKKEPSPLPTQLDSSSNPSSTTSSTPSSPAPFNTSNVTPPPVPPNPSPKGGRDGRFHFPDVSGCSAQHPETYHSPSKPEQSEADLQHHEQQEEEQEEEEEEEEEAVAEEEEDGGGDGDGEDASEDSDVGELEDVPNRRGSRWRGPISRKASQTSVYLQEWDVPFDQLELGELIGKGRWGKVHRGRWHGEVAVRLMEIDGTIQEHLKLFKKEVMNYRQTRHENVVLFMGACMNPPQLAIITSFCKGRTLFSAVRDSKFTLDLNKTRQIAQEIVKGMGYLHAKGIVHKDLKSKNVFYDSNKVVITDFGLFGMSGVVQEGRRENELKLPHGWICYLAPEIVRRMTPGSYEDSLPFSKAADVYAFGTIWYELQARDWPITKQPAESLIWLVGSGTSIKRVLSEVSLGKEVTEILSACWSYQLEVRPPFTQISDMLEKLPKLNRRLSHPGHFWKSSEPWHHHCLREQCSQGLRSRCPFTSK, from the exons GCAGTGCAAGCGCAGGGTGGCCGAGGGCGAGAGGACGGCGGCCCTGGACAGGTACCCGCGCCTGGGCGACTGGCTTCGCACCATCAACCTGAAACCCGAGCTGCTGGAG GCAGTACCAGAGCAGCTGTCACTAGAGACTCTGCTGCAGATGTCCAGCTCCCAGATGAGGGAGACCATGAAGAAGCTGGGCACCAGCTCAGAGGACTGTTCTCGCATCAGTGCTGCCCTCTCCTGTCTGAAAAGTGCAACTGAACAAG GAGTGGAGCTGAAGGAGGATGGAATTCCTTGGATCGTAGAGCCAACCTCACGGGCAGGGGACGGTGCCTCTCAGGTCCTGATAGACCAACTTTCCTGCCAGCCCATGAGCCCAGTAGGACCCCCCAGCCCCCATTCGCTGACACCCAGCACCCCTGGTACACCAGCCACACCCACAGTCAGTGTCCCCACCACCCCAGTCATCGTCCACTCGCGCTCCGTGTCCGTGTCGGGGTTGCCCTGCAGTGAGCCCCCGGAGGTCTACATCCACAACGGCCTCATGGACCCCTTCCCTTCGTCACCAAAGCTGGGCCGTTTCTTTGGACACCTGGCCACGCCCCCAGTGACGCCGCCTTCCAAAAAGCGCAATTTACTGAAGCCCCCGCGGACGCCCCCACCCCCGTCACGGATGCTGCTGGCACAGCTGCTGCCGAGCATCACCCGCAGCAAGAGCCACGAGTCCCAGCTGGCCAATCGCATCGAGGAGCCGCCACCCAGCAA GCCCGGGAAAAAGAACAGGCCCACTCTGAACGGCTGCGGCGGGAGTGTTTCCGAAGACTCGGCCCTCCTCTCCGCACGCACACCCGTCGGCCTCGCCTCCTTCGTCCTCCCCAGCACTCCCACCCTGGTGGAGGACAGCAAGA ACAACCTGCACAGGAGCTCCCCTCAGACAGTCAGGAGGGACATCGGCCTCCCGGTCACCCACAG GTTTTCCACCAAGTCCTGGCTGTCCCAAGTGTGCCAAGTGTGCCATAAGAACATGATGTTCGGAGTGAAGTGTAAGCACTGCAA GTTAAAGTGCCACAACAGGTGTACAAAAGACGCGCCCCCCTGCCGGATTTCGCTTCTCACTC TTCCAATCAGGCGGACGGAATCTGTCCCGGACATTAACACCACCACCGCCGACCGGCCGTCCGACCCTCAGCAGTTCGGCACCTTGCCCAAGGTCGTCACCAAAAAG gaaCCCAGTCCTCTGCCGACCCAGCTGGACTCCAGCAGTAACCCCTCCTCCACCACATCCTCCACGCCCTCATCCCCGGCCCCCTTCAACACCAGCAACGTGACCCCACCCCCGGTACCCCCTAACCCCTCCCCCAAAGGTGGTCGCGATGGCAGGTTCCATTTTCCAG ACGTGTCCGGTTGTTCTGCGCAGCATCCAGAGACCTACCACAGCCCGAG CAAGCCGGAGCAGAGCGAGGCGGATCTGCAGCACCacgagcagcaggaggaggagcaggaggaggaggaggaggaggaggaggaagccgTGGCG gaggaagaggaagacggGGGAGGCGACGGGGACGGGGAAGACGCTTCAGAAGATAGCGATGTCGGTGAACTGGAGGACGTGCCGAACCGCCGGGGAAGCCGCTGGCGGGGGCCCATCTCGCGGAAGGCCAGCCAGACCAGCGTGTACCTGCAGGAGTGGGACGTGCCCTTCGACCAGCTGGAGCTCGGGGAGCTGATCGGGAAGGGGCGCTGGGGGAAGGTCCACCGCGGCCGCTGGCACGGCGAGGTGGCGGTCCGGCTGATGGAGATCGACGGCACCATCCAGGAGCACCTGAAACTCTTCAAGAAGGAGGTGATGAACTACCGGCAGACGAGACACGAGAACGTGGTCCTGTTCATGGGGGCGTGCATGAACCCTCCGCAGCTGGCCATCATCACCAG TTTCTGTAAGGGAAGGACGCTCTTCTCGGCTGTCAGAGACTCCAAGTTTACCCTTGACCTCAACAAGACCAGACAGATCGCCCAGGAGATTGTAAAG ggaatgGGGTACCTTCATGCCAAAGGAATCGTACATAAAGATCTCAAGTCCAAGAACGTGTTTTACGACAGTAACAAGGTGGTCATAACCGACTTCGGCCTGTTTGGGATGTCTGGAGTCGTGCAGGAAGGAAG GCGTGAGAATGAACTGAAGCTGCCTCATGGCTGGATCTGTTACCTGGCCCCCGAGATCGTACGGAGGATGACCCCTGGAAGCTACGAGGACAGCCTGCCCTTCTCCAAAGCTGCAGACGTTTACGCTTTTGG AACAATCTGGTATGAACTGCAGGCGCGCGACTGGCCAATCACCAAGCAGCCTGCCGAGTCCCTGATCTGGCTAGTGGGCAGTGGGACCAGCATAAAAAGAGTCCTGTCAGAGGTCAGCCTGGGCAAGGAGGTCACC GAGATCCTCTCGGCCTGCTGGTCGTACCAGCTGGAGGTCAGACCGCCGTTCACCCAGATCTCCGACATGCTGGAGAAGCTGCCCAAGCTGAACCGCCGCCTCTCGCACCCTGGACACTTCTGGAAGTCGTCCGA ACCATGGCATCACCACTGTCTGCGGGAACAGTGCAGCCAGGGCCTGCGTTCCCGCTGTCCCTTCACGTCCAAATGA
- the ksr1b gene encoding kinase suppressor of Ras 1 isoform X5, whose product MSRLSLEKIHYSIRYSDLKFQQVKLTNYICKQLQCKRRVAEGERTAALDRYPRLGDWLRTINLKPELLEAVPEQLSLETLLQMSSSQMRETMKKLGTSSEDCSRISAALSCLKSATEQGVELKEDGIPWIVEPTSRAGDGASQVLIDQLSCQPMSPVGPPSPHSLTPSTPGTPATPTVSVPTTPVIVHSRSVSVSGLPCSEPPEVYIHNGLMDPFPSSPKLGRFFGHLATPPVTPPSKKRNLLKPPRTPPPPSRMLLAQLLPSITRSKSHESQLANRIEEPPPSKPGKKNRPTLNGCGGSVSEDSALLSARTPVGLASFVLPSTPTLVEDSKNNLHRSSPQTVRRDIGLPVTHRFSTKSWLSQVCQVCHKNMMFGVKCKHCKLKCHNRCTKDAPPCRISLLTLPIRRTESVPDINTTTADRPSDPQQFGTLPKVVTKKEPSPLPTQLDSSSNPSSTTSSTPSSPAPFNTSNVTPPPVPPNPSPKGGRDGRFHFPAVFYYQPRQQFIFPDVSGCSAQHPETYHSPSKPEQSEADLQHHEQQEEEQEEEEEEEEEAVAEEEEDGGGDGDGEDASEDSDVGELEDVPNRRGSRWRGPISRKASQTSVYLQEWDVPFDQLELGELIGKGRWGKVHRGRWHGEVAVRLMEIDGTIQEHLKLFKKEVMNYRQTRHENVVLFMGACMNPPQLAIITSFCKGRTLFSAVRDSKFTLDLNKTRQIAQEIVKGMGYLHAKGIVHKDLKSKNVFYDSNKVVITDFGLFGMSGVVQEGRRENELKLPHGWICYLAPEIVRRMTPGSYEDSLPFSKAADVYAFGTIWYELQARDWPITKQPAESLIWLVGSGTSIKRVLSEVSLGKEVTEILSACWSYQLEVRPPFTQISDMLEKLPKLNRRLSHPGHFWKSSEPWHHHCLREQCSQGLRSRCPFTSK is encoded by the exons GCAGTGCAAGCGCAGGGTGGCCGAGGGCGAGAGGACGGCGGCCCTGGACAGGTACCCGCGCCTGGGCGACTGGCTTCGCACCATCAACCTGAAACCCGAGCTGCTGGAG GCAGTACCAGAGCAGCTGTCACTAGAGACTCTGCTGCAGATGTCCAGCTCCCAGATGAGGGAGACCATGAAGAAGCTGGGCACCAGCTCAGAGGACTGTTCTCGCATCAGTGCTGCCCTCTCCTGTCTGAAAAGTGCAACTGAACAAG GAGTGGAGCTGAAGGAGGATGGAATTCCTTGGATCGTAGAGCCAACCTCACGGGCAGGGGACGGTGCCTCTCAGGTCCTGATAGACCAACTTTCCTGCCAGCCCATGAGCCCAGTAGGACCCCCCAGCCCCCATTCGCTGACACCCAGCACCCCTGGTACACCAGCCACACCCACAGTCAGTGTCCCCACCACCCCAGTCATCGTCCACTCGCGCTCCGTGTCCGTGTCGGGGTTGCCCTGCAGTGAGCCCCCGGAGGTCTACATCCACAACGGCCTCATGGACCCCTTCCCTTCGTCACCAAAGCTGGGCCGTTTCTTTGGACACCTGGCCACGCCCCCAGTGACGCCGCCTTCCAAAAAGCGCAATTTACTGAAGCCCCCGCGGACGCCCCCACCCCCGTCACGGATGCTGCTGGCACAGCTGCTGCCGAGCATCACCCGCAGCAAGAGCCACGAGTCCCAGCTGGCCAATCGCATCGAGGAGCCGCCACCCAGCAA GCCCGGGAAAAAGAACAGGCCCACTCTGAACGGCTGCGGCGGGAGTGTTTCCGAAGACTCGGCCCTCCTCTCCGCACGCACACCCGTCGGCCTCGCCTCCTTCGTCCTCCCCAGCACTCCCACCCTGGTGGAGGACAGCAAGA ACAACCTGCACAGGAGCTCCCCTCAGACAGTCAGGAGGGACATCGGCCTCCCGGTCACCCACAG GTTTTCCACCAAGTCCTGGCTGTCCCAAGTGTGCCAAGTGTGCCATAAGAACATGATGTTCGGAGTGAAGTGTAAGCACTGCAA GTTAAAGTGCCACAACAGGTGTACAAAAGACGCGCCCCCCTGCCGGATTTCGCTTCTCACTC TTCCAATCAGGCGGACGGAATCTGTCCCGGACATTAACACCACCACCGCCGACCGGCCGTCCGACCCTCAGCAGTTCGGCACCTTGCCCAAGGTCGTCACCAAAAAG gaaCCCAGTCCTCTGCCGACCCAGCTGGACTCCAGCAGTAACCCCTCCTCCACCACATCCTCCACGCCCTCATCCCCGGCCCCCTTCAACACCAGCAACGTGACCCCACCCCCGGTACCCCCTAACCCCTCCCCCAAAGGTGGTCGCGATGGCAGGTTCCATTTTCCAG CTGTCTTCTACTATCAGCCTAGACAGCAGTTTATCTTCCCCG ACGTGTCCGGTTGTTCTGCGCAGCATCCAGAGACCTACCACAGCCCGAG CAAGCCGGAGCAGAGCGAGGCGGATCTGCAGCACCacgagcagcaggaggaggagcaggaggaggaggaggaggaggaggaggaagccgTGGCG gaggaagaggaagacggGGGAGGCGACGGGGACGGGGAAGACGCTTCAGAAGATAGCGATGTCGGTGAACTGGAGGACGTGCCGAACCGCCGGGGAAGCCGCTGGCGGGGGCCCATCTCGCGGAAGGCCAGCCAGACCAGCGTGTACCTGCAGGAGTGGGACGTGCCCTTCGACCAGCTGGAGCTCGGGGAGCTGATCGGGAAGGGGCGCTGGGGGAAGGTCCACCGCGGCCGCTGGCACGGCGAGGTGGCGGTCCGGCTGATGGAGATCGACGGCACCATCCAGGAGCACCTGAAACTCTTCAAGAAGGAGGTGATGAACTACCGGCAGACGAGACACGAGAACGTGGTCCTGTTCATGGGGGCGTGCATGAACCCTCCGCAGCTGGCCATCATCACCAG TTTCTGTAAGGGAAGGACGCTCTTCTCGGCTGTCAGAGACTCCAAGTTTACCCTTGACCTCAACAAGACCAGACAGATCGCCCAGGAGATTGTAAAG ggaatgGGGTACCTTCATGCCAAAGGAATCGTACATAAAGATCTCAAGTCCAAGAACGTGTTTTACGACAGTAACAAGGTGGTCATAACCGACTTCGGCCTGTTTGGGATGTCTGGAGTCGTGCAGGAAGGAAG GCGTGAGAATGAACTGAAGCTGCCTCATGGCTGGATCTGTTACCTGGCCCCCGAGATCGTACGGAGGATGACCCCTGGAAGCTACGAGGACAGCCTGCCCTTCTCCAAAGCTGCAGACGTTTACGCTTTTGG AACAATCTGGTATGAACTGCAGGCGCGCGACTGGCCAATCACCAAGCAGCCTGCCGAGTCCCTGATCTGGCTAGTGGGCAGTGGGACCAGCATAAAAAGAGTCCTGTCAGAGGTCAGCCTGGGCAAGGAGGTCACC GAGATCCTCTCGGCCTGCTGGTCGTACCAGCTGGAGGTCAGACCGCCGTTCACCCAGATCTCCGACATGCTGGAGAAGCTGCCCAAGCTGAACCGCCGCCTCTCGCACCCTGGACACTTCTGGAAGTCGTCCGA ACCATGGCATCACCACTGTCTGCGGGAACAGTGCAGCCAGGGCCTGCGTTCCCGCTGTCCCTTCACGTCCAAATGA